In a single window of the Natronosalvus caseinilyticus genome:
- a CDS encoding DUF7345 domain-containing protein: MNRRVGAIVLVVLLCFSGVGPTAGVFGTTVAGATQPESNAFQQDQIDADEVRMDVAIQSDGTAEWTLEFWIRLDDDESETAFESLRQDIRDDPDNYTQSFADRMTETAATASEATGREMTVDGFDVETQRQSLAREYGVVRYTFDWHGFAAVEDGEIRVGDAIEGIYLDEGTRLLVEWPEGYERTAVAPDPDDERDRAVIWRGGETDFVSGEPRVVLAAGGGPSTTTMVAAALVVVALAAGGAWWYRNRDQPAGQDGGSGDTVTHSGVQAADRVDETGADLGDSGDESGTRDGPASEPPADRSTSPLDQSASSADQPTSPAEQSTSPAVGTPDVELLSNEEQVIHLLESSGGRMKQQSVVEELDWTDAKTSKVVTGLREEGKLESFRLGRENVLSLPEVEGPGGVDSERGDSSATGGGGGDGDDGGDGDNGGHGDDGRP, translated from the coding sequence ATGAACCGTCGCGTCGGCGCAATTGTCCTGGTGGTCTTGCTCTGCTTCTCCGGCGTCGGACCGACAGCAGGCGTATTCGGGACGACCGTGGCCGGAGCGACGCAACCCGAATCGAACGCGTTCCAGCAGGACCAGATCGACGCCGACGAGGTCCGGATGGACGTCGCTATTCAGTCCGACGGGACCGCCGAGTGGACCCTCGAGTTCTGGATTCGGCTCGACGACGACGAGAGCGAGACGGCATTCGAATCGTTGCGCCAGGACATCCGCGATGATCCCGACAATTACACGCAATCGTTCGCCGACCGGATGACCGAGACGGCCGCGACGGCGAGTGAAGCGACGGGTCGGGAGATGACCGTCGACGGGTTCGATGTGGAGACCCAGCGGCAGTCGCTCGCGCGCGAGTACGGCGTCGTCAGGTACACGTTCGACTGGCACGGCTTCGCCGCCGTCGAAGACGGCGAGATCCGCGTCGGCGACGCTATCGAAGGGATCTATCTCGACGAGGGGACGAGATTGCTCGTCGAGTGGCCGGAGGGCTACGAACGCACCGCGGTCGCACCCGATCCCGACGACGAACGCGACCGCGCGGTGATCTGGCGCGGCGGCGAGACCGATTTCGTCTCCGGGGAGCCTCGAGTGGTCCTCGCCGCCGGTGGGGGCCCGAGCACGACGACCATGGTCGCTGCTGCGCTCGTCGTCGTCGCACTCGCCGCCGGTGGGGCCTGGTGGTATCGAAACCGCGACCAGCCAGCCGGCCAGGACGGCGGCAGCGGGGATACGGTCACCCACTCAGGTGTACAGGCGGCGGATCGAGTCGACGAAACCGGCGCCGACCTCGGCGACTCCGGGGACGAATCGGGAACTCGAGACGGACCAGCGTCTGAACCGCCGGCCGATCGGTCGACGTCGCCGCTCGATCAGTCGGCGTCATCGGCCGATCAGCCAACGTCACCGGCCGAACAATCGACGTCGCCCGCCGTCGGAACGCCTGACGTGGAACTTCTAAGCAACGAAGAGCAGGTCATCCACCTCCTCGAGTCCAGTGGCGGCCGGATGAAACAGCAGTCGGTCGTCGAGGAACTCGACTGGACGGACGCGAAAACCAGCAAAGTCGTCACTGGCCTCCGCGAGGAGGGCAAACTCGAGTCCTTCCGACTGGGTCGGGAAAACGTGCTCTCGCTTCCGGAGGTGGAGGGCCCGGGAGGGGTGGATTCCGAGCGTGGCGACTCGTCGGCAACCGGTGGTGGCGGTGGTGACGGTGATGACGGAGGCGACGGAGATAACGGAGGTCACGGAGATGACGGACGACCGTGA
- a CDS encoding DEAD/DEAH box helicase: MSKQVPEVETLFCHETGNDYLVVVTRDGKRLFRAKLGVSETSAGPRPAKFRVKRNSSEEPRQPDEFVDLARRAGRIRISEQTSRGSRRELEDMFAGYQLEEKTKVVRTCRYCASSGRYSPITTETAIKDDEDWICTDCAARELERELSYVGNVTGAAKDRLEELMLEVQDLQRITNLLKGRLDPDLTKFDTISATTDEVDPVGVDTLNLHPGLQDLLEDRFDTLLPVQSLSVENGLFDGDDQLVVSATATGKTLVGELAGLNRVLNGKGKLLFLVPLVALANQKYEDFQDEYGHLVDVSIRVGASRIADSGNQFDPNADVIVGTYEGIDHALRTGKDMGDIGTVVIDEVHTLKEEERGHRLDGLISRLKYTAEKRAAARENYGGAQWIYLSATVGNAEQLGAALEATLIEFEERPVPIERHVTFADGREKVNVENKLVRREFDTESSKGYRGQTIIFTNSRRRCHEISRKLEYNAAPYHAGLDYRRRKRVEKMFADQDLAAVVTTAALAAGVDFPASQVIFDSLAMGIEWLSVQEFHQMLGRAGRPDYHDQGTVYVLVEPDCSYHNSMEMTEDEVAFKLLKGEMEPVMTHYDEDGAIEETLANITVGGKAAKALNDRMLGEVPTTHAIGKLLEYDFIDGFSPTPLGRVVTEHFLSPGEAFAIVDGIRKDAHPYDLIADIELRESDL; this comes from the coding sequence GTGTCAAAACAGGTCCCCGAGGTCGAGACGCTCTTTTGTCACGAGACCGGGAACGACTACCTCGTGGTGGTCACCCGGGACGGAAAGCGGCTGTTCCGGGCAAAACTCGGCGTCTCGGAGACCTCGGCAGGACCACGACCCGCGAAGTTTCGCGTCAAGCGTAACTCGAGCGAGGAGCCCCGTCAGCCCGACGAGTTCGTCGATCTCGCTCGTCGCGCCGGCCGCATCCGCATCTCCGAGCAGACCTCCCGGGGGAGTCGTCGGGAACTCGAGGACATGTTCGCGGGCTATCAGCTCGAGGAGAAGACGAAGGTCGTCCGGACCTGTCGGTACTGTGCGTCTTCGGGCCGATACTCCCCAATCACGACCGAGACGGCGATCAAGGACGACGAGGACTGGATCTGCACCGACTGTGCGGCCCGCGAACTCGAGCGGGAACTCTCCTACGTCGGGAACGTGACGGGGGCGGCGAAGGACCGCCTCGAGGAGCTGATGCTCGAGGTGCAGGATCTCCAGCGGATCACGAACCTGCTGAAGGGGCGACTCGATCCGGACCTCACGAAGTTCGACACCATCTCGGCGACGACCGACGAGGTCGATCCGGTGGGCGTCGACACCCTCAATCTGCATCCGGGCCTGCAGGATTTGCTCGAGGACCGGTTCGACACCCTGTTGCCGGTCCAGAGCCTCTCGGTCGAGAACGGCCTGTTCGACGGTGACGACCAGCTGGTCGTGAGCGCCACGGCAACCGGGAAGACCCTCGTAGGGGAGCTCGCGGGGCTCAACCGCGTGCTCAACGGCAAGGGCAAACTGCTCTTTCTCGTGCCCCTCGTCGCGCTGGCCAACCAGAAGTACGAGGACTTCCAGGACGAGTACGGCCACCTCGTGGACGTCTCCATTCGCGTCGGCGCGAGCCGAATTGCCGACTCGGGCAACCAGTTCGACCCGAACGCAGACGTCATCGTCGGCACCTACGAGGGAATCGACCACGCACTCCGGACGGGCAAGGACATGGGTGACATCGGCACCGTCGTCATCGACGAGGTTCACACGCTCAAGGAAGAAGAACGGGGTCACCGCCTCGACGGCCTCATCTCGAGGCTGAAGTACACGGCCGAAAAGCGCGCGGCGGCCCGCGAGAACTACGGCGGCGCCCAGTGGATCTACCTCTCGGCGACCGTCGGCAACGCCGAACAGCTGGGGGCGGCGCTCGAGGCCACCCTCATCGAGTTCGAGGAGCGCCCGGTTCCCATCGAACGCCACGTCACCTTCGCCGACGGTCGCGAAAAGGTCAACGTCGAGAACAAACTCGTGAGACGCGAGTTCGACACCGAGTCCTCGAAGGGGTATCGGGGCCAGACGATCATCTTCACCAACTCCCGCAGGCGGTGTCACGAAATTTCGCGAAAGCTCGAGTACAACGCCGCGCCGTACCACGCGGGGCTCGATTACCGGCGGCGAAAGCGCGTCGAGAAGATGTTCGCCGACCAGGACCTCGCGGCGGTCGTCACCACCGCAGCGCTGGCGGCGGGCGTCGACTTCCCGGCCTCGCAGGTGATCTTCGACTCGCTGGCGATGGGCATCGAGTGGCTCTCGGTCCAGGAGTTCCACCAGATGCTCGGGCGGGCGGGACGCCCGGACTACCACGACCAGGGGACCGTCTACGTCCTCGTCGAACCCGATTGCAGCTACCACAACTCGATGGAGATGACCGAGGACGAGGTGGCCTTCAAGCTCCTCAAGGGGGAGATGGAGCCGGTGATGACCCACTACGACGAGGACGGCGCCATCGAAGAGACCCTGGCGAACATTACGGTCGGTGGGAAGGCGGCGAAGGCGCTCAACGACCGGATGCTCGGCGAGGTGCCGACGACCCACGCCATCGGCAAGTTGCTCGAGTACGACTTCATCGACGGCTTCTCGCCGACGCCGCTGGGGCGAGTGGTCACGGAACACTTCCTCTCGCCGGGGGAGGCGTTCGCCATCGTCGACGGCATCCGCAAGGACGCCCATCCCTACGACCTGATCGCTGACATCGAGTTGCGGGAATCCGATCTGTAA
- a CDS encoding NAD(P)/FAD-dependent oxidoreductase, with the protein MTDVLIVGGGPAGLSAALFTGKNGLETTVYDTDATWMHKAHLFNYPGVQSMDGSRYLETLREQVDDFGVDRQQGVEVTGVESTGDGYRVTTEDGEETAPYLVLATGANRDLAEDLGCDFTDDDVVDVDITMETSLENAYATGAMGRAEEWQAVISAGDGAAAALNILTKEKGEHYHDFDVPDDAKSLFGSLVDDGDE; encoded by the coding sequence ATGACGGACGTACTGATCGTCGGCGGCGGTCCAGCCGGATTGAGCGCGGCCCTGTTCACCGGAAAGAACGGCCTCGAGACGACCGTCTACGACACGGACGCGACGTGGATGCACAAGGCTCACCTGTTCAACTACCCGGGCGTCCAGTCGATGGACGGTTCCCGGTACCTCGAGACCCTCCGCGAGCAGGTCGACGACTTCGGCGTCGACCGTCAGCAGGGCGTGGAAGTCACGGGCGTCGAGTCCACGGGCGACGGCTACCGCGTCACGACCGAAGACGGCGAGGAGACGGCCCCCTACCTCGTGCTCGCGACGGGTGCCAACCGCGACCTCGCGGAGGACCTGGGCTGTGACTTCACGGACGATGACGTCGTCGACGTCGATATCACGATGGAGACCAGCCTCGAGAACGCCTACGCGACGGGGGCGATGGGGCGTGCCGAGGAGTGGCAGGCGGTCATCTCGGCGGGCGACGGTGCGGCGGCGGCGCTCAACATCCTGACGAAGGAGAAGGGCGAGCACTACCACGACTTCGACGTGCCGGACGACGCGAAGTCGCTGTTCGGCTCGCTGGTGGACGACGGCGACGAGTAA
- a CDS encoding IMP cyclohydrolase, with product MYVGRFVVVGPDAGAYRVSSRSFPNRQITAREDALTVGPTPDAPETDNPYVAYNCLRVVETPTGETVAFGNGSHVDPIAEKLELGYPARDALATALLALDFEKDDYDTPRIAATIDADGEALIATVRRDALLVETVEEPTLVATYEKNTPEVFEFEPTDALDAASEVLEAEFEYAVCAAGVVRTDEGFETAIDNGEN from the coding sequence ATGTACGTCGGACGATTCGTCGTCGTCGGCCCGGACGCGGGCGCCTACCGCGTCTCCTCCCGCTCGTTTCCCAATCGCCAGATTACTGCCCGCGAGGACGCACTCACCGTCGGCCCCACCCCCGACGCGCCCGAGACGGACAACCCCTACGTCGCCTACAACTGCCTGCGCGTCGTCGAGACGCCGACCGGCGAAACGGTCGCCTTCGGCAACGGCTCCCACGTCGACCCCATCGCGGAGAAACTCGAGCTTGGCTACCCCGCTCGAGACGCCCTCGCCACCGCGTTGCTCGCGCTAGACTTCGAGAAAGACGACTACGACACGCCCCGAATCGCGGCGACCATCGACGCCGACGGCGAGGCTCTGATCGCCACCGTCCGTCGGGACGCCCTGCTCGTCGAAACCGTCGAGGAGCCGACACTCGTGGCCACCTACGAGAAAAATACGCCGGAAGTGTTCGAGTTCGAGCCAACGGACGCCCTGGACGCGGCGAGCGAGGTACTCGAGGCCGAGTTCGAGTATGCGGTCTGTGCCGCTGGCGTCGTCCGAACCGACGAGGGGTTCGAGACGGCCATCGACAACGGCGAGAACTGA
- a CDS encoding cupin, with protein MQPVEINALEPVEFADGGRRRELSRALETSDLAINEYRIPPGGEFPGGLHAHLDQEEVFVVLSGVATFETLSGIVTVAEHEAVRFGCGTFQSGKNGGDAELVVLALGAPRESEDVRVPASCPDCGNEPLRLRTDEGTVTFECPNCDRTFDPGRCPVCGGEDLAFARGTGVDGSIESAVVRCRDCEETFEEPPLSEQ; from the coding sequence ATGCAACCCGTCGAGATCAACGCCCTCGAGCCCGTCGAATTCGCCGACGGTGGCCGGCGGCGGGAACTCTCGAGGGCACTTGAAACGTCGGACCTCGCGATCAACGAGTACCGGATCCCGCCAGGCGGGGAGTTTCCGGGTGGCTTGCACGCACACCTCGATCAGGAGGAGGTGTTCGTGGTCCTGTCGGGCGTTGCGACGTTCGAGACGCTGTCGGGTATCGTGACCGTCGCGGAACACGAGGCGGTGCGATTCGGTTGCGGAACCTTTCAGTCCGGCAAAAACGGTGGTGACGCGGAACTGGTGGTGCTGGCACTCGGCGCACCACGGGAATCCGAGGACGTCCGGGTACCTGCCTCTTGTCCGGATTGTGGGAACGAACCCCTGCGACTGCGAACCGACGAGGGGACGGTCACGTTCGAGTGTCCGAACTGCGACAGGACGTTCGACCCTGGCCGCTGCCCCGTCTGTGGGGGCGAGGACCTCGCGTTCGCTCGAGGAACAGGCGTCGACGGCAGCATCGAGTCGGCGGTCGTTCGCTGTCGCGACTGCGAGGAGACGTTCGAAGAGCCACCCCTTTCCGAGCAATGA
- a CDS encoding rhodanese-like domain-containing protein: MRRRTVLEAVGIASISGLSGCLGSILEDEDSPGGDATTDEGYETESQGGQTVPLVPLEDAYEWYEADEAEFLDTRGAGQYGASHIEGAHLSTAPDGVEDDPTTEWSEDTRIVTYCGCPHSLAVLRASELLANGFENVYALDEGYNGWTDAGYPIEGESAESIPTYEIVGRSSPDHEGEYVWLSTLDESQQEISQVEADGSYELLVRFADVDEDTVLSLEAPDYALEATLGELTSGVVDA, translated from the coding sequence ATGCGACGACGTACGGTTCTCGAGGCGGTCGGGATCGCTTCGATATCGGGTCTATCGGGCTGTCTCGGATCGATCCTCGAGGACGAGGACTCGCCCGGTGGAGACGCGACGACCGACGAGGGCTACGAGACAGAATCGCAGGGCGGCCAGACCGTCCCGCTGGTCCCGCTCGAGGACGCCTACGAGTGGTACGAGGCCGACGAGGCGGAGTTCCTCGACACGCGCGGGGCGGGACAGTACGGCGCCTCGCACATCGAAGGGGCACACCTGAGCACGGCGCCTGACGGCGTCGAGGACGACCCCACGACGGAGTGGAGCGAGGACACCCGGATCGTCACCTACTGCGGGTGCCCGCACTCGCTGGCCGTCCTCCGGGCGAGCGAACTGCTCGCGAACGGCTTCGAGAACGTCTACGCGCTCGACGAGGGGTACAACGGGTGGACCGACGCGGGCTATCCGATCGAAGGCGAGAGCGCCGAGTCCATCCCGACCTACGAGATCGTCGGCCGATCCTCGCCGGACCACGAGGGGGAGTACGTCTGGCTCTCGACACTCGACGAGTCCCAGCAGGAAATTTCGCAGGTCGAGGCCGACGGCTCCTACGAACTCCTCGTCCGCTTCGCTGACGTCGACGAGGACACCGTTCTGTCGCTCGAAGCACCGGACTACGCCCTCGAGGCGACCCTCGGCGAGTTGACGAGCGGCGTCGTGGACGCCTGA
- a CDS encoding M48 family metalloprotease produces the protein MPSDRLVLSTRMAVSVVALAAVTVAFLAGVWLIFYGALLAAGFGGAAPIAGLVTVATLLCIGFLEYHQRETIERMADAHPVDREAAPELYRVATRVAAQLDVPAPAIAVSPRSAPEATLVGLCPRSMHLVLSTGTLDALEDPAELEAVIAHELAHVANRDGMVMTAISLPVVLADGVRSRITAFENPGWFVVVIVPLGLVSTVVLLVGRFLTAHLSRARERAADRAVIDVTGSPAALASALARLDRSIAETPDRDLRAVSGISSLSILPLEPAELEKVMLGPEGDVEPSFWWLRARLHRLERRFFGTHPPTANRIEALSASASIRDGPRTELS, from the coding sequence ATGCCCTCCGATCGACTCGTACTCTCCACCCGGATGGCGGTCTCCGTCGTTGCGCTCGCCGCGGTGACCGTCGCGTTCCTGGCCGGCGTCTGGCTGATCTTCTACGGGGCGCTTCTCGCCGCCGGGTTCGGTGGTGCGGCGCCAATCGCCGGTCTCGTGACGGTCGCGACCCTCCTGTGCATCGGGTTCCTCGAGTACCACCAGCGGGAAACGATCGAGCGTATGGCGGACGCCCACCCGGTCGACCGGGAGGCGGCGCCGGAGCTCTACCGCGTCGCGACGCGAGTCGCCGCCCAGCTCGACGTTCCTGCACCGGCGATCGCCGTCTCGCCACGGTCGGCCCCCGAGGCGACTCTCGTCGGACTCTGTCCCCGATCCATGCACCTCGTCCTCTCGACGGGAACGCTCGACGCCCTCGAGGATCCCGCTGAACTCGAGGCGGTGATCGCCCACGAACTCGCCCACGTCGCGAACCGGGACGGGATGGTGATGACGGCGATCTCACTCCCCGTCGTCCTTGCCGACGGCGTCCGGTCGCGAATCACGGCGTTCGAGAACCCCGGCTGGTTCGTCGTCGTCATCGTCCCGCTGGGACTCGTGTCGACCGTCGTCTTGCTCGTCGGTCGGTTCCTGACGGCACACCTCTCGCGGGCACGAGAACGGGCCGCCGACCGCGCCGTGATCGACGTCACCGGGTCGCCTGCAGCCCTGGCCAGCGCCCTCGCACGCCTCGACCGATCGATCGCCGAGACGCCCGACCGCGACCTGCGAGCCGTTTCGGGGATATCCTCGCTGTCGATCCTGCCCCTCGAGCCAGCGGAACTCGAGAAGGTCATGCTCGGGCCAGAGGGCGACGTCGAACCGTCGTTCTGGTGGCTCCGCGCGCGACTGCACCGCCTCGAGCGGCGGTTCTTCGGGACGCACCCGCCGACGGCGAACCGCATCGAAGCCCTCTCCGCGTCCGCGTCGATTCGAGACGGCCCGCGCACCGAATTGTCCTGA
- a CDS encoding SWIM zinc finger family protein, whose product MNTVASPKASLPLPPRRHLDDRSVRARTDRMSVLPLGDGLYEVEAGSGATYLVDLEAGRCTCPDHVFRDARCKHVRRIAIEITEGRTPPPGQLAVPCFDCGDPTFVDEDGPEADGPAYCDEHAVYPGDRVRDRETGDRLTVVDVSDLRADAVHISAADTSVADYVTNRRYDPDVPVVGAVYPHATVARNGPVPESLRVYVFPRTRLEKV is encoded by the coding sequence ATGAACACAGTCGCGTCACCGAAAGCATCGCTCCCCCTCCCGCCCCGCCGACACCTCGACGACCGGTCGGTCCGGGCGAGAACCGATCGTATGTCCGTACTCCCGCTCGGCGACGGCCTCTACGAGGTCGAGGCCGGCAGCGGCGCAACCTACCTGGTCGACCTCGAGGCCGGCCGGTGTACCTGCCCGGATCACGTCTTCCGGGACGCCCGGTGTAAGCACGTCCGCCGAATCGCCATCGAGATTACCGAGGGACGGACGCCGCCGCCGGGCCAGCTCGCCGTCCCCTGTTTCGACTGTGGCGACCCGACGTTCGTCGACGAGGACGGCCCGGAAGCCGACGGTCCGGCCTACTGCGACGAGCACGCCGTCTACCCCGGCGACCGCGTCCGCGACCGGGAAACCGGCGACCGCCTGACGGTCGTCGACGTCTCGGACCTTCGGGCGGACGCCGTCCACATCAGCGCCGCCGACACCTCAGTCGCGGACTACGTCACCAACAGGCGCTACGACCCCGACGTGCCGGTCGTCGGCGCGGTGTACCCCCACGCAACGGTCGCTCGAAACGGCCCCGTTCCCGAGTCGCTGCGCGTGTACGTCTTCCCGCGGACGCGCCTCGAGAAGGTCTGA
- a CDS encoding acyl-CoA dehydrogenase family protein, producing the protein MTITDDRIDYGALEEGRHVNYWTLDRTLQREVARIYTADELEWARPRLESFGDLVGHTVADNADVIDDHGPELEPYDKHGEVQNRVRYPPEQLENERLVYESGIVADAFEAPPGRDDPMPLAHNLAMQYLLCYADVGFDCPVAMTAGSALVLEKFDDGSLESYYDGLTSRAYDDLIEGAMFLTEKQGGSDVGATETRAEWDEEGGCYRLTGEKWFCSNIDAQGTLALARIEGAPDGTSGLSLFLVPHELEGELNDQLYRRLKDKLGTVAVPTGEVEFRGTKAFLVGEPENGFRQMAEMLNLERLSNAAASCGLIGRALLESKVRAANREAFGKPIDQHPLMRRDLVDMAVDHEAATAFTMEAARLFSIRERAERAARGDLEIPDDRLEELETEGEHAYRLMRLLIPIAKARTGRMAVDTASYAMEIQGGNGYVNDFVTHRLLRDAQVLPIWEGTENVLSLDVLRALEREAAHEPFLEVVEARLEAVSHPLLADSAEAVEREFQDLGTALADLATKDSEYAQLQAKELTHYVFDVFTAALLLEEAQRALEGRRDGRDGGGPDARLALVARRFVDRQFDNRAARGITSGDRFVLEHFDAIVGYESIDPTTLED; encoded by the coding sequence ATGACGATCACGGACGACCGAATCGACTACGGCGCCCTCGAGGAGGGTCGCCACGTCAACTACTGGACCCTCGACCGGACGCTCCAGCGCGAGGTCGCCCGCATCTACACCGCGGACGAACTCGAGTGGGCCCGCCCGCGCCTCGAGTCCTTCGGCGACCTCGTCGGGCACACAGTCGCCGACAACGCGGACGTGATCGACGATCACGGGCCGGAACTCGAGCCCTACGACAAACACGGCGAGGTGCAGAACCGGGTTCGCTACCCGCCCGAACAGCTCGAGAACGAGCGCCTGGTCTACGAGTCGGGAATCGTCGCCGACGCGTTCGAGGCGCCACCCGGTCGCGACGACCCGATGCCCCTGGCGCACAATCTCGCGATGCAGTACCTGCTCTGTTACGCCGACGTCGGCTTCGACTGCCCGGTCGCGATGACCGCCGGCTCCGCACTGGTCCTCGAGAAGTTCGACGACGGGAGCCTCGAGTCCTACTACGACGGCCTGACGAGCCGCGCATACGACGACCTGATCGAGGGGGCGATGTTCCTCACCGAGAAGCAGGGCGGCAGCGACGTCGGCGCCACCGAAACCCGCGCCGAGTGGGACGAGGAGGGGGGTTGCTACCGCCTCACCGGCGAGAAGTGGTTCTGCTCGAATATCGACGCCCAGGGGACGCTCGCGCTCGCCCGAATCGAAGGCGCACCCGACGGCACGAGCGGGCTCTCGCTGTTTCTCGTTCCACACGAACTCGAGGGGGAACTGAACGATCAGCTGTACCGCCGGCTGAAGGACAAGCTAGGGACCGTCGCGGTTCCAACGGGCGAAGTCGAGTTCCGGGGTACGAAGGCGTTTCTCGTCGGCGAACCGGAGAACGGGTTCCGGCAGATGGCCGAGATGCTCAACCTCGAGCGGCTCTCGAACGCTGCAGCGTCGTGCGGCCTCATTGGCCGGGCGCTCCTCGAGAGCAAAGTCAGGGCGGCCAACCGGGAGGCCTTCGGCAAACCGATCGACCAGCACCCGCTGATGCGTCGCGATCTGGTCGACATGGCCGTCGATCACGAGGCGGCGACGGCGTTCACGATGGAGGCCGCGCGGCTGTTCTCGATCCGGGAGCGGGCCGAGCGGGCGGCGCGTGGGGACCTCGAAATTCCGGACGACCGTCTCGAGGAACTCGAGACCGAAGGAGAACACGCCTACCGACTCATGCGACTCCTGATCCCCATCGCGAAGGCCCGGACGGGCCGAATGGCCGTCGACACCGCCTCCTACGCGATGGAGATCCAGGGCGGCAACGGCTACGTGAACGACTTCGTCACGCACCGCCTGCTGCGCGACGCGCAGGTGCTCCCCATCTGGGAGGGAACCGAGAACGTCCTCTCGCTCGACGTGCTCCGTGCGCTCGAGCGTGAGGCCGCTCACGAACCGTTCCTCGAAGTCGTGGAGGCGCGTCTCGAGGCCGTCTCCCATCCGCTCCTCGCTGATTCCGCCGAGGCGGTCGAGAGGGAGTTTCAGGACCTCGGAACCGCTCTCGCTGACCTGGCGACGAAGGATAGCGAGTACGCCCAACTCCAGGCCAAGGAGCTGACTCACTACGTCTTCGACGTCTTCACCGCAGCGCTGTTGCTCGAGGAGGCCCAGCGTGCGCTCGAGGGTCGGCGTGATGGACGCGACGGCGGCGGTCCTGATGCCCGCCTCGCACTCGTCGCTCGGCGATTCGTCGACCGGCAGTTCGACAATCGGGCGGCCCGCGGGATCACGAGCGGCGACCGGTTCGTGCTCGAGCACTTCGACGCGATTGTCGGCTACGAGTCGATCGATCCGACGACACTCGAGGACTGA
- a CDS encoding zinc ribbon domain-containing protein — MVSDRDKGCPKCGHTETEVDDIATSGTGLSKIFDIQNRRFRVVSCTNCGYSELYRGNSSNDMIDLFLG; from the coding sequence ATGGTCTCCGATCGCGATAAGGGCTGTCCGAAGTGCGGCCACACCGAGACGGAAGTCGACGACATCGCCACCTCCGGCACCGGCCTCTCGAAGATTTTCGACATCCAGAACCGGCGGTTCCGCGTGGTCTCGTGTACCAACTGCGGGTACTCCGAACTGTACCGCGGTAACTCGAGCAACGACATGATCGACCTCTTCCTGGGGTGA
- the hjc gene encoding Holliday junction resolvase Hjc: MSQAKGDRRERELVNLLDEAGFAVMRAPASGSATERELPDVLAGDGETFYAIEAKSSAGNPIYLTGEEVEALIYFAQNFGAKPRIGVRFDREDWYFFHPGDLHVTDGGNYRVKKETAVAEGTDFDEFVGRSTKVTLDEVGDATDPGPDPEIVRVLQAVEQGVMDVEEAAAMLE, from the coding sequence ATGTCTCAGGCGAAGGGCGACCGCCGGGAACGCGAACTCGTCAACCTGCTCGACGAGGCCGGGTTCGCCGTCATGCGAGCGCCCGCCAGCGGCTCTGCGACCGAACGCGAACTGCCCGACGTGCTCGCCGGCGACGGCGAGACCTTCTACGCGATCGAGGCCAAATCGAGCGCCGGCAATCCCATCTACCTCACCGGCGAGGAGGTCGAGGCGCTCATCTACTTCGCGCAGAACTTCGGCGCGAAACCCCGTATCGGCGTCCGGTTCGACCGCGAGGACTGGTACTTCTTCCACCCCGGCGACCTCCACGTCACCGACGGCGGGAACTACCGCGTGAAAAAGGAGACCGCCGTCGCCGAAGGCACCGACTTCGACGAATTCGTCGGCCGCTCGACGAAGGTCACCCTCGATGAAGTCGGAGACGCCACTGATCCGGGACCGGATCCCGAAATCGTGCGCGTCCTCCAGGCGGTCGAGCAGGGCGTGATGGACGTCGAGGAGGCGGCCGCGATGCTCGAGTAA